One window of Deltaproteobacteria bacterium genomic DNA carries:
- a CDS encoding tetratricopeptide repeat protein, with product MKLKLAFRLLIAIPLFGIQVACSHTQGSIHKAKGRPPPQRALPWAGEKEVTPAAPDAILNFLDAQLFAFRGANSQAENALQRAVEADPESAYLHYEYARTLTETHQLPQALVQAKAATHREPSNSRYHVLVGQVYSLQENHAAALQEYRTAIRLNATYEDAHKMLVREYLLMKNYPTALVATQQWIRQNPKAKLAYYSLGSIYSVQLKNDAQAIIAFKKVLDFDPDDIRALASLARIYIDAKKFKEAEGYMSRLEKLAIGDLDITLRAGILYFQLQNYPEAEKRFAKVLRFNPNSDQLLYYLGLTYEVQKKMDEAVNAYAKLPPDSTLFHEVSIRKWVLLFDQEKYKLIESELKALLKKKADPDYYDILAAVLSKQNRYSEGIAVLEKALVTFAGSEKLLFSLGVAYDKVGKVEASVTTMQKLLEVNPKSPMALNYVGYAWADQGIKLQEALELIQKAIKLDPADGYITDSLGWVYFRLGDLEKALFYLKKADLMAPNEYTLLDHLGEVYRKLNQETKAQEYFRRALKLLEEKKTLDRREKEDLEKIRKKITP from the coding sequence ATGAAACTGAAGCTCGCCTTTCGATTACTAATCGCGATTCCCCTATTCGGCATTCAAGTTGCTTGTAGTCATACGCAAGGTTCAATTCACAAGGCCAAAGGCAGGCCGCCTCCACAAAGGGCCCTGCCGTGGGCAGGCGAAAAAGAAGTAACACCGGCAGCCCCCGATGCCATTCTCAATTTCCTCGATGCCCAACTCTTTGCCTTCCGCGGTGCCAATTCCCAAGCAGAAAACGCCCTACAACGTGCGGTAGAAGCGGATCCAGAGTCGGCTTATTTACACTATGAATACGCCCGCACTTTAACCGAGACCCATCAATTGCCACAAGCCCTGGTGCAAGCCAAAGCAGCCACTCATCGCGAACCCAGCAATAGCCGATATCATGTGTTAGTGGGGCAGGTCTATTCTTTACAAGAAAATCATGCGGCGGCACTGCAAGAATACCGCACCGCTATTCGTTTAAATGCTACCTATGAAGATGCACATAAAATGTTGGTGAGGGAATATCTGTTGATGAAGAATTACCCAACCGCCCTGGTGGCTACCCAACAGTGGATTCGGCAAAACCCCAAGGCCAAACTAGCCTATTATTCGTTGGGGTCGATTTATTCGGTGCAACTAAAAAATGACGCACAAGCCATTATCGCATTCAAAAAGGTTTTAGATTTTGATCCCGACGACATTCGGGCATTGGCAAGCCTGGCCCGCATTTACATCGATGCTAAAAAATTTAAAGAAGCCGAAGGTTACATGAGTAGATTAGAAAAGCTCGCCATTGGCGATTTAGACATTACCCTGCGGGCGGGCATTCTCTACTTTCAATTGCAAAATTACCCCGAGGCTGAAAAACGCTTTGCCAAGGTGTTGCGGTTTAATCCCAATAGCGACCAGTTGCTTTATTATTTGGGGCTCACCTATGAAGTGCAAAAAAAGATGGATGAAGCCGTTAACGCTTATGCCAAACTACCCCCCGATTCGACCCTATTTCACGAGGTCTCGATTCGCAAATGGGTGCTATTATTTGACCAAGAAAAATATAAACTCATTGAATCTGAACTCAAGGCCTTACTTAAGAAAAAAGCCGACCCTGACTATTACGATATTTTAGCCGCCGTACTAAGTAAGCAAAATCGATATTCCGAAGGCATTGCTGTTTTAGAAAAAGCACTCGTAACCTTTGCCGGGAGTGAAAAATTATTATTTTCTTTGGGAGTTGCCTACGACAAAGTGGGGAAGGTAGAAGCGAGTGTCACCACCATGCAAAAGCTCTTAGAGGTTAATCCCAAAAGCCCGATGGCATTGAATTATGTGGGCTATGCCTGGGCCGATCAAGGCATTAAGTTGCAAGAGGCCTTGGAGCTTATTCAGAAGGCAATCAAACTAGATCCCGCCGATGGTTATATTACCGATAGTTTAGGCTGGGTTTATTTTCGCTTAGGCGATTTAGAAAAGGCGCTCTTTTATTTAAAAAAGGCCGACCTTATGGCGCCCAACGAATATACCTTGCTAGATCATTTAGGTGAGGTTTATCGCAAGCTCAATCAAGAGACCAAAGCCCAAGAATATTTTCGCCGGGCCTTAAAATTATTGGAAGAAAAGAAAACCTTAGATCGGCGCGAAAAAGAAGACTTAGAAAAAATTCGAAAGAAAATAACGCCATGA
- a CDS encoding TlyA family RNA methyltransferase → MTSHQPKKKRIDLLLVEKKLAPSRERAQSLIMAGKVVADDHLVLKSSEKFNSNATLRLKGVDHPYVSRGGLKLKAALDHFKICVKDFVCVDMGASTGGFTDCLLQAGASKVYAIDVGTNQLAYTLRQDPRVISFEKLHVKDLRPEIFAEPINLVVVDVAFISLTQVIPHLVRAIPGQWNLVALIKPQFEVGKGEVEKGGVIHSSEKQQAVIKKILEFLKGCDFQVQGVLASPILGDKGNQEYLVYATR, encoded by the coding sequence ATGACTTCTCATCAACCCAAGAAAAAACGTATTGATCTATTGCTGGTAGAAAAAAAACTAGCCCCATCCCGCGAACGGGCGCAGAGCCTCATTATGGCCGGCAAGGTGGTGGCAGATGACCATTTGGTCTTAAAGTCCAGCGAAAAATTTAACTCCAACGCTACCCTTCGCCTCAAAGGCGTTGATCATCCCTATGTGAGCCGGGGCGGCCTCAAACTCAAGGCCGCCCTGGACCATTTTAAAATCTGCGTCAAAGATTTTGTGTGTGTGGATATGGGTGCGTCAACCGGGGGATTCACGGATTGTCTGCTGCAAGCGGGTGCGTCAAAAGTTTACGCCATTGATGTGGGTACCAATCAGCTAGCCTATACTTTGCGTCAAGACCCGCGGGTGATCAGTTTCGAAAAGTTGCACGTGAAAGATTTGCGCCCCGAAATTTTTGCCGAACCCATCAACTTGGTGGTGGTAGATGTAGCCTTTATTTCTCTAACCCAAGTGATCCCTCATTTGGTGCGTGCGATCCCTGGCCAGTGGAATTTAGTTGCGTTGATCAAGCCCCAGTTTGAAGTGGGGAAGGGAGAGGTGGAAAAAGGTGGGGTGATTCATAGCTCGGAAAAACAACAAGCGGTGATAAAGAAAATTTTGGAGTTTCTAAAGGGGTGTGATTTTCAGGTTCAAGGGGTTTTGGCTTCTCCGATCTTGGGTGACAAAGGTAATCAAGAATATCTAGTTTACGCAACGCGTTAA
- a CDS encoding ATP-binding protein, producing MVIDTKSLEILNPWWANPHAHEQDPHLIAVLNKPWYFDHPIKKELQFQMGHSFLIRGPRQIGKTTLMKELIARAISLDGVKAAHCLFLTCEAIENYSELQQILVDWLKAKQHERLFLCLDEITFVEEWQRGILWLLNSGLLRKSFLLISGSNARDLKKMAERFPGRNVKEVSLFPLSLRDYAGLPCFQHIDAHARFQIYLEVGGFPHAIRDYCQLGGVSDETYETYANWIFGDAHRFELSRDILVHIMFRIFDTLTSQVTYQRLIEKSPVKSHETAAAYVAHLELAFLCHVLGCYDPDKDMEAPRKAKKIYFIDPLLYAVAGGLLRGLKNIFEWWKNQLQDSEMKGKVFEAVVVNHFARKYKRVYSWYSSNTQREADILVREGERLRLYEVKSSMQTVPPILGKQVDIITPEKFYDFSSTQEKTY from the coding sequence ATGGTTATAGATACAAAAAGTCTTGAAATTCTCAATCCTTGGTGGGCTAACCCACATGCCCATGAACAGGATCCCCATCTTATCGCCGTTTTGAACAAACCTTGGTATTTTGATCATCCTATAAAAAAAGAACTCCAATTTCAGATGGGGCATTCTTTTTTGATTCGTGGCCCAAGACAAATTGGAAAAACGACATTGATGAAAGAACTCATCGCTCGAGCCATTTCGTTGGATGGCGTCAAGGCAGCCCATTGTTTATTTTTAACGTGTGAAGCCATCGAGAATTATTCAGAATTGCAGCAAATTTTAGTGGATTGGCTAAAAGCAAAACAACATGAGCGGCTTTTCCTTTGCCTTGATGAGATTACTTTTGTGGAGGAATGGCAGAGGGGTATCTTATGGCTTTTAAATTCTGGTTTACTTCGAAAATCCTTTCTTTTGATCTCGGGTTCTAATGCCAGAGATCTTAAAAAAATGGCAGAGCGTTTTCCCGGGAGAAATGTAAAAGAGGTGAGCCTTTTCCCGCTCTCGCTTCGAGACTATGCAGGCCTTCCCTGCTTTCAACACATCGATGCTCATGCTCGGTTTCAAATATATTTAGAAGTGGGTGGGTTTCCACATGCAATTCGTGATTATTGCCAATTAGGTGGGGTTTCTGATGAAACCTATGAAACCTATGCGAATTGGATCTTTGGAGATGCCCATCGTTTTGAACTTTCTCGTGACATCCTCGTGCACATCATGTTTCGGATTTTTGACACACTTACAAGTCAAGTGACGTATCAACGTTTGATTGAAAAATCCCCTGTCAAAAGCCATGAGACCGCGGCTGCCTATGTTGCGCATTTGGAACTTGCTTTTCTGTGTCATGTGCTGGGGTGCTATGATCCCGACAAAGACATGGAGGCCCCGCGCAAGGCAAAAAAGATTTATTTTATTGATCCTCTACTTTATGCGGTGGCAGGAGGATTATTGCGTGGTTTAAAAAATATTTTTGAATGGTGGAAAAATCAACTTCAAGATTCAGAAATGAAAGGGAAGGTTTTTGAGGCAGTGGTGGTTAATCATTTTGCGCGAAAATATAAACGTGTTTATTCTTGGTATTCATCGAACACCCAACGTGAGGCGGATATCTTGGTTCGTGAGGGGGAGCGTCTTCGCCTCTATGAGGTGAAGAGTAGCATGCAAACTGTGCCCCCCATTTTAGGGAAACAGGTTGATATTATAACTCCAGAGAAATTCTATGACTTCTCATCAACCCAAGAAAAAACGTATTGA
- a CDS encoding ABC transporter permease, translated as MLNYIFKRLLLMIPTMLGITLVTFFMIKLAPGDPITMKLNLEGLAKSEEVSPEVIKMMRRQYGLDTPLPTHYDRLIKNLKPQWLAKAGRWFGENAIQYRKWFLRIAVFDFGRSLKPDRRPVLDKIREALPVTLTLNILDIIIVYTVSVLLGVYSALNRNTLKDKIMMVGMFVLYSLPSFWIAILLLMYFAGGEHFSWFPLGGFLSDGMDTAAWYAKAGNIVWHLVLPVVVMVYGSFAFLSRFTRANMLEVLGQDYVRTARAKGLSPGVVIWRHGLRNAMIPLITLIGTLLPELLGGSVIIEEIFNIPGMGLLSFESLKARDYTTIMGIATISAGLTLISLFLADLAYKWADPRITFEKL; from the coding sequence ATGTTAAACTATATCTTCAAACGCCTGTTACTCATGATTCCCACCATGCTGGGCATTACGCTGGTTACATTTTTCATGATCAAGCTAGCCCCGGGCGATCCCATTACCATGAAACTCAATTTAGAAGGGTTGGCTAAAAGCGAAGAAGTTTCACCTGAGGTCATTAAAATGATGCGTCGGCAATATGGCTTAGATACGCCATTGCCCACCCACTACGATCGACTCATCAAAAACCTAAAACCCCAATGGTTAGCCAAAGCCGGGCGTTGGTTTGGTGAAAATGCCATTCAGTATCGCAAGTGGTTCCTTCGTATTGCCGTGTTTGACTTTGGGCGTTCGCTTAAACCCGATCGTCGCCCCGTGCTTGATAAAATCCGCGAAGCCTTGCCCGTGACTTTAACTCTCAACATTTTAGATATCATCATTGTTTATACAGTGTCGGTGCTGTTGGGGGTTTATTCGGCTCTAAATCGCAACACCCTCAAAGATAAAATCATGATGGTGGGGATGTTTGTCCTTTACAGTTTGCCCAGCTTTTGGATCGCTATTTTGTTGCTCATGTATTTTGCCGGGGGCGAACATTTTTCATGGTTCCCTTTAGGGGGCTTTTTGTCCGATGGCATGGACACCGCAGCTTGGTACGCTAAGGCGGGCAACATTGTATGGCACCTGGTTTTGCCGGTTGTGGTGATGGTGTATGGCAGTTTTGCTTTTTTGAGCCGCTTTACGCGTGCCAATATGCTCGAGGTGCTAGGCCAAGACTATGTGCGCACCGCGCGGGCCAAGGGGCTTAGCCCAGGGGTGGTGATTTGGCGCCATGGTTTACGCAATGCCATGATTCCACTCATCACGCTCATTGGTACCCTGTTGCCTGAATTGTTGGGTGGCTCGGTGATCATTGAAGAGATTTTTAATATTCCCGGCATGGGGTTGTTAAGTTTTGAATCACTGAAGGCGCGCGATTATACCACCATTATGGGGATTGCGACGATTTCAGCAGGGTTAACCTTAATTAGTTTATTTTTAGCGGATCTAGCCTACAAGTGGGCCGATCCGCGCATTACGTTTGAAAAATTATGA
- a CDS encoding CPBP family intramembrane metalloprotease: MERLSLWATLGIFLAIALLFVGAELVVGMGFMAIQTWRHPESDLALYVHNLSFDGIYFSLTTLARALFCTALLGGFLKMQGLPVARYLALKKFAWPRYLFWQITLIAYLVCSEYGMQKLGFPVVHEFMETIYKNAGSLLLLWIALIIAAPLLEELVFRGLLYQGIATTRLAVPGAIIIPALLWALTHFQYHGIFMGIILGGGILLGLARWHTGSTLATLGLHASWNLISTLLAHYYLGS; the protein is encoded by the coding sequence ATGGAAAGATTAAGCCTCTGGGCCACTTTAGGTATTTTTTTAGCCATTGCCCTGTTGTTTGTGGGCGCCGAACTCGTGGTAGGCATGGGATTCATGGCCATACAAACTTGGCGCCACCCCGAAAGCGATCTTGCGCTTTATGTCCACAATTTAAGTTTCGATGGTATTTATTTTAGCCTCACCACTTTAGCTCGCGCCTTGTTTTGCACCGCCTTGCTCGGGGGATTTTTGAAAATGCAAGGGCTACCGGTCGCTCGTTATTTGGCCCTCAAAAAATTTGCCTGGCCTCGTTATTTATTTTGGCAGATCACTTTGATCGCCTATTTAGTTTGCAGCGAATATGGGATGCAGAAGTTAGGCTTTCCCGTCGTGCATGAATTTATGGAAACCATCTACAAAAATGCAGGGTCTCTGCTCCTCTTGTGGATTGCGCTCATCATCGCTGCACCTTTATTAGAAGAATTAGTGTTTCGTGGGTTGCTTTACCAAGGCATTGCCACCACTAGGCTAGCCGTGCCCGGGGCTATTATCATCCCCGCCTTGCTTTGGGCTTTGACGCACTTTCAATACCACGGAATCTTCATGGGCATCATCTTGGGGGGTGGAATTTTATTGGGGCTGGCGCGCTGGCATACCGGTTCTACCTTGGCAACCCTTGGGCTACATGCCTCGTGGAATCTCATTTCTACACTGCTCGCCCATTATTACTTGGGCTCATAA